AAGATTCCGAATTTCTTGGGGCAATTGAATGAGGAATTGTCACAGAACCATCTCGATACCCTGACCGAATTGACCACGCTCAATTATCACCTGGAGCAATTGGAATATTATTTGACGGTTGGCCAAACGCCCCATCGCGTGGGGGGATTTAAAGATACCATTCAGTTTGCAGCGATTATGGATGAGGCTTTGGCATCCCATCAGTGTGAATTGGATCGGATGGGGGTCCAAGTGTGTCGGGAGTACCAAAGGGTTGGCGAAGGTATTCTAGAAGTATCCAAGCTTCTCCGCATTCTGGTGAATTTAATCCGGAATGCGATCAATGGGATGAGGGAGATAACTAGTTGGACTCATCGCCTCACTCTTTATGTCTTTCCCTGTCCGGACCGAGAAGGGTTTGTTCGTTTGCAGGTTGCTGATACTGGAAGGGGAATTCCTTTAGAAGGTCTGACTCGGGTGTTTTCTCCACAGGCTTCTGGGGAGCAAACAGACCTGTTACCGAATCTTCATGCTAGTGCTCTAGCGGCCAAAGAGCTTACTGGGTCACTGCGGGTGTGGAGTGATGGTCTGATGCAGGGGGCAATATTTACTCTTGATTTGCCAGTTATTCACATGGAGGGAGAACGGTAATGGAGAAGGAACAAGCCAACCGGCGTATTTTGGTGATTGATGATAATGTGGCGATCCACGAAGATTTTCGAAAAATTCTTGAGCGATCATTAGACACCTCGCTGCTGCAAGAAGTTCGGGCGGAATTGTTTGATGATGTGGAAGAACAAAAAATTGTTGAAAAGTTTGACGTCGATACTGCGGACCAAGGGCAAATGGGGCACCGGATGGTGCAAGATGCGATGAAGGCTGAACGGCCGTATGCGGTTGCCTTTGTGGATATGCGTATGCCCCCAGGTTGGGATGGAGTAGAGACGGTGGAGCATCTGTGGCAAGAAGATCCTGATTTGCAGGTCGTGATCTGTACGGCTTTTTCGGACCATGCGTGGGAAGATGTCATCCAACGATTGAATAAAAATGGCCAACTCCTCATCTTGCGAAAGCCGTTTGATAATATTGAAGTGTGGCAGTTGGCCAATTCCCTTACCAAGCGTTGGGCGGAATCGTGTCAAGCAAAGTCACAGTTAGAACTATTGGCCAAATGGGCAGAAGAACGAGCAGAAGAAACCATAAAATCCTTTTGACGCCAGGGAATCTAGGTTCGGCCGTTTGGGACCTTTCCATTTAAAAGGGTATTTCTGGAGAAGATAGGGGACTCCCGTTACTGGGTGCGCAATTTGTCGTCATGCCAGGGAATCCTCAACTCAGGGGATTCTGTGAATGAGATGCCAGCGGTGTTCAAGACGAAACTTCATTTATCCACCGTGTGATGCTGTTTTGCCATTTCATGAGTTGTTTATCGTTCAAAATTGATTTTCTCTCCTTACCTTCTTCATGGAATGGTTCATGTCATGTCGGAATCTAATGGGCAGGTGATTCCGAAATTTCCGCTGCTCCGTGTGGTGATGGTGGGAATTCAGGAAAGTGACCTTTCCCCATCCTTTCATCGCGTGTTGGCTTCTCAGGGCCCCATACTTCAAGTCACTTGGCTTGATTATGCCTCAATGCACCCTTCCTGTTTTGATTCCCACAACCCATTTGATCTCATTCTCGTTGACTGTCGGGTAAACCGGAGGGGGAGGGATATTGCTTGCGATATCAAAAAAATCTGGGGCAATGCGTTCATTTTGGGATTGATTGATGGAGAGAGTTCCGCTGTTGAGCTGGAAGACGACTCGGCTATCGATTGGCTGGTTAATGAAAAAATGGAGGGTATCGCGATGCCCTGGGCCATTCGAGAGGGGTTGGTTCGACGTCGGGGTTTGATCGAACGTGAGCATTTGCGCAGGCAGGTTGAAGGTGCCTCATATGGTAATGAGATGGCTGATGTTGCCTCAACCGTATTGCACAATGTGGGCAATGTGCTCAATAGCATTAATGTGGCCGTGCATGTGGTTCATGAGTTAATGAATCAGTCTTCGATAATTCTGGTTCATCGAATCGCGGAACTGTTAAAGAATCATGAGGAGAATTGGGAAATCTATCTGACTCAGGATCCAAAAGGGAAACGGATTCCTCCGGCGATTATGAAATTGGGGAGCCACCTCATAGCAGAGCAACAGACCATGCTAAAAGAATTGGAAGGCCTGGTTCGCAATATTGATCATGTCAAACAAATTATCATTTCACATCAGTCGATGGCGAAGTCTCGGGGTATCATCGAGGCTCTCTCTGTTGTGGAACTTCTGAATCAAGCCGTGGAGTTAAGTTTTCACGCTGGAGATGCGAAATGGATCAGGATCAAACGAGACTATCAGTCTGTGCCGCCTGTCGTGACCGATCGGCATCAGTTGCTTCAAATTCTGGTGAATCTGCTGCGAAATGCTAAACAGGCGATGCAATTACAGGTCGGAGTTGATCATCTGCTCACCATACGAGTAGAAGGTCGCACGGATGATGGGTTGTCGGTTGTCATCGCAATTCAAGATACCGGCATTGGAATTGCGCCTGAACATTTGGCCAGAATGTTTACTCGCGGTTTTACGACCAAGCATGATGGCAATGGGATTGGTCTGCATAGTTCGATGGTTACGATTCATCGTATGGGTGGGATGTTAAAGGCCCATAGTGATGGGATTGGCACCGGCGCGACCTTGACACTAATTCTTCCGGTTGAGGCAGGGGCAGGGGCAGGACAGGCATGAATCCCGTCTGTACTCTAAATCGACGGATCTTAGTGATAGATGATAGCCCGGACATTTTGCAGGATTTCCGGAAGATTTTGTGTTCCGCAATTAGCCTCATTTCCAATGCGTGGCTTGAAAGCAGCCAGGATTTCTTTGACGGGCCCTTCCTGCATCATGGCGAAGAACCCTTCGATCTCCATTGTGTGAACAATGGGGAGTCAGGGCGTGATGTGGTCGCGCAGGCTAAGGAACGGGGTTCGCCCTTTGCGGTGGTGTTCCTGGATGTGCAATTGCCCAATGGTTGGGACGGGATTGAAACGGTTGAGCGAATTTGGGATGAGGATTCTGACGTACAGGTGGTGTTGTGTACGGCCTATCCCGATTTTGGTTGGTCGGCCGTATTGCCTCGATTAGGACATCGGGACCAGTTATTAATTCTACGAAAGCCCTTTGATCCGATTGAGGTATGGCAATTGTCTACGGCTTTGACGATGAAATGGCATTGTGCCCAGCAGGCCCGGTTGCGGGTTCAGGAACTTGAACAGACCGTCATGACTCGCACGGGCCTTCTTGAAGAGACCAACCGTTGTTTGGAGCAGGATTTGCTCAGGCGGCAAGAGGTAGAAGTGGAGTTAGCTCAAGTGGTTTGTGATGTCCAAGAAAGAAATCTCGAACTTTCTGCTATGCGGGACCAAGCATTGAATGAAATCCATGAACGGGAACGAATCGAACGGATTTTACGTCACCAAACCGAAGAATTGGCCCGGTCGAATCGGGACTTGGAGCAATTTGCATCGCTTGCAGCTCATGATTTACAGGAGCCCCTTCATTCAATCCAGGTATTTCTTGATCTCTTACAGGTGAAATATGGGTCAGCCCTCACCAGCCAAGGTCTGGGATATGTTGACCGAGTCAAAAACGCGGCGGATCGCATGCAACAGCTAATTCAGAGCCTGTTAGTGTATTCCAGGATCGATTTGCCGCACACCTCAGGGGAGCCGCTTGTCTTGCGAGAAATGGTCGACGAAATCCTGTCGGATCTCGGCGCGCGGATCGAGGAAATGCAGGCGGTCGTGCAGATTGGGGAATTACCTACTATTTATGGAAATGCGTTTCAAGTCCGACAATTGTTACAAAACCTGCTCGGCAACGCCTTGAAATTTCATCGGCCGGGGGTTCCACCGGTCATTCGTATCACCGGGACGATTATTCAAAATCGACGTCACACCGGTTTAGGCCAACCTGGATGGCTTTGCCAAATTGAAATTCATGACCAGGGCATAGGTATTCCATCAGAACAGTTCGGGAAAATTTTTGGGATGTTCAAAAGGCTGCATCGGAAAGATGAATTCGAAGGGACAGGGATTGGTTTGGCCGTATGTCAACGTATTGTCGAGAAGTGTGGTGGTGCCATTTCCGTTCGTTCCAAGTTGGGAGAAGGGTCTACCTTTATAGTTACGCTGCCAATTCAGTAATGGGGAGAACTGATGGCCGGTTTAAAAGCATTCGATTTTGGTTCATAGGGAATACGACCTTTTCAAATATATAAATAGTGAAGCTCAATATTTTATGGTTCAGATTCCTGCGCATCGTCGTGTATTAGTGGTCGGGGCTCATCCCGAAACCCAAATCATGTTGCGCGATGCGTTGTCTGCGCCCGCTGTGGGTGACATGTCAGTAGGGAGTTCCTTAAATGGCAAAAATTTGGCAACCTCTGGTATTCAGCCGTTTTTAACTCAGACCCAGTTCGCTCTTGTCAGCGTGGAAATGGGCCTCCATGTTTTGTCGAAGTTCGCGGAAGCTCAAGTTACTGGCAATCCTTTTGTTCTTGTCCTTATTGATGGGCGTTCAGAGGATTGGGAGGTCGTTCGAGACCTGGTGGAGTCGCTTTGGGAATATGATCAGACTTTACGGTGTATCTTCTGTCTTCCCCCTGATCGGGCATCCTGGCCCCATCGTCTGGTTGTGAGCCGTCCAGAGCAATGGGCGGTACTTCGGAGCCCTTTTCTTGAAGAAGAAGTCTTTCAACTAGCCAGTTGTTTGAGTCTGCCGTACCCGGTATCCGGTGAAACTGTGCTCAATGGGGCAACCTATTCAGGGGAAAATGGCTGTCATTCCAAATCTCCTTCGGATCTCCATGTCCATAATGGTGAAGCGGCGACGGGAGCATTGGAATCCGCTCGTGGTGAATTGGCTGCTTCCAGATATTATGTTGATAATATCCTCCGCTCCATGGCGGATTCTCTGCTAGTCATTAACGCAGATATGACTATTGGGGCGGTGAATCCTTCCTTGCTAAATCTTTTAGGCTATCAGGAGGATGAACTCATCGGGGAGTCGCCCGGTTTGATTTTTGGCGAAGAATTTTCCCAAGGTGCGATCATCGAAAACCTCTTACTTCAAGGATCGGTGAGTGGCGTGGAATCCAGTTTCCTGACTCATGAGGGTCAGAAAATCACCATTTCAGTCTCTGGTTCGATGATGCAGGACCTGCAGGGACAATTTCAGGGGTTGGTGTGTGTTGCCCAGGATATTACCGAACGAAAGCGAATGGAAGAAGAGAAGCTGCAGTTGAATGAGCGGTTAATGGAAACGTCAAGGCAGTTGGGAATGGCCGAAGTAGCGACGGGTGTCCTGCATAACGTGGGCAATGTGTTAAATAGCATTAATGTATCTATCGGAGTCATCACGGATCTTTTGAAAAATTCGATGGTCGAGGATGTGGGTCGAATTTCACAGTTATTGGACAAGCATCATGAAGATCTAGGAACCTACTTATCGCAGAATCCCAAGGGGAAACAAGTCCCCGGTTATCTGGAGAAATTATCGGGGCAATTGAAGGAGGAAAAGCGAGTGGCTCTATTGGAATTAGATCGATTGCGGGAGTATGCCGGGCATGCTCAGCAATGTGTTGCGACCCAACAGGATCTGGCCAAGCCAAGCGGGATGACGGAACCGGTATGTGTGGCTGAGGTGGTAGCCGAGGCCCTGGCAGTTAACCAAGAGATGTTGGAGGAAACCAAAATTACGGTCATTCAGGAGTTTCAGGAAGTGCCACAGCTCATCGTGGATAAGCATCAACTCCTTCAAATTTTGGGGGATGTCATTCGCAATGCCTGTCAGGCCATGGAGTCGGTTGCCCGGAGAGACTTAGTTGTTCGTGTCAAGCTCGTCATTGGTCCTCCGGATTCTATTTGCCTGGAAGTTCAGGATACCGGCAGCGGGATTCCTCCCGACGACCTTACGAAAGTTTTTGGGCAAGGGTATAGCACCAAATATGGAGGACGGGGCTTGAGTCTGCATCATGGAGCGTTGATGGCAAAAAATATGTGTGGCGCACTTCGCGCCCACAGTGAGGGCCTAGGACAAGGCGCCACGTTTTTTCTAGACCTGCCTGGGAATTTTCATTTTCCCGATTTGTAATTTCTCCCTCCAGCCAATTCAATCATTCTTTCTGCGCGCCTCTTTATGAGTGTTGCGTTGTACTGTTGTTTCTTTCTATTGATTAGCATTTTTCATGTCCTGTCTCACGGGTTTGCACCTCAAGAGTCAGTTTGGTGAAGCCGAGAAAAATTGAAGGAGTAAGAGGACGCTTTCCGGCTTCGATAATCCTTCTGTGTTTCTTGGAGTATCGCATGTGACTGAATATTGGCCTCGAACAGAGGATGACTCTTGGGATGGGGATGGAGAAAGGACCCACGAGAGCTGGGGGGCTTTGTCTTATGGTGGGGAGTCACTGGCGCCTTGGTCAGGATCATTTTCACCCAGATTGTTGATACGAGGGCATACAAGTTTTGATGAGCTTCAAGCCCAAAAGTTATCTCATTTTGACCGTGAGGTGAAAGTGCATGTGGAGGCTGTTTCGGGTGATGCAGGAATGATCCCGGTTGATCTGGAGCGCGCTTTAGAATTTGGGGTCGAAGTGTTTCTCCTATCCGAAGGATGCGCAGTAGAGTCTTCGCGTATTGTAAGTTTGTGGAGGCATAGCCTCAGAACGGGATACCTTGCTGCGTTGATTGCCTTGAATCAGGGGTCGAATCAACGCATGGTGTGGCAATCGTTTGTGGGAGGGGTGCTTCATGATATTGGCATGCTCGTGTTTTTGACTCAGCAGCCGGAGATGTTCACGACCGTCGTAGAGATAGCCCAATGCCGAGGAGGGAACTTGGCCGTGCTGGAAAGACAGGTCTTGGGGTACACACACGGGGAAAGTGGAGTCACTTTTCTGGCACGATGGGGTATAGAGGATATGTTACTTGCGATTGTGGCGTTCCATGATGATCCATCGAAGGTTCCCCATACGACCTTCTGTCCATTGACGGCTGTGTATGCCGCAAATTTTGTTGAGGGGGGAGGGATCGCTCAGGATGGGGATGGAGTCATTGGGAAAGATGGAGAAGAGTATTTAACCCGGTTAGGTCTGTGGGATGATCTACCGATTTGGCAAAGCTGGATGCCAAATATTCAGCAGATGGCGATTCATTAAATACGAGTGGCACTCAATTCATTATTCAACGGTGTGCATGTTCACTAATCGGCCTCCCTTGTTTTTATTCAGATGCTTCTCCTTACTTTCTTTAGCATTTGTCTAGATATTTTTCCTCATTTGTGTTTTTAGCCTGGTCTGAAATTCCTGAATTCTTTGGGTTCCCATTGTCAGGAAGAGGGTGTAGGATTTGTCTGAAGGGTGCGTCTCTGAATTATAGAAATGCGGGGGGGAATGAGGGCAGGTCCTTGGACGACTCGTATATTGTCACACTCTTGATTGGAATTTTCTGGCACTCTGGTGATTGTATGCATAACGAATACTGGGTAAGCTGGTAGATAATGATGTTGAGGAGGGGCATGAGGATTCTGTCTAGACACTTAATTGGCGGAGTAATCGTTGGGGCATGCATCCTGTTCCTCCCTCAGACCGTCGTCTCCTTGGACCCTCCTTCGGCTCCCTGTCAAAATTCTGAAGGATGTGTTACGAAATTTCTTGAACAGCTAGAATC
The sequence above is a segment of the Nitrospira sp. MA-1 genome. Coding sequences within it:
- a CDS encoding response regulator, translated to MEKEQANRRILVIDDNVAIHEDFRKILERSLDTSLLQEVRAELFDDVEEQKIVEKFDVDTADQGQMGHRMVQDAMKAERPYAVAFVDMRMPPGWDGVETVEHLWQEDPDLQVVICTAFSDHAWEDVIQRLNKNGQLLILRKPFDNIEVWQLANSLTKRWAESCQAKSQLELLAKWAEERAEETIKSF
- a CDS encoding HDOD domain-containing protein codes for the protein MTEYWPRTEDDSWDGDGERTHESWGALSYGGESLAPWSGSFSPRLLIRGHTSFDELQAQKLSHFDREVKVHVEAVSGDAGMIPVDLERALEFGVEVFLLSEGCAVESSRIVSLWRHSLRTGYLAALIALNQGSNQRMVWQSFVGGVLHDIGMLVFLTQQPEMFTTVVEIAQCRGGNLAVLERQVLGYTHGESGVTFLARWGIEDMLLAIVAFHDDPSKVPHTTFCPLTAVYAANFVEGGGIAQDGDGVIGKDGEEYLTRLGLWDDLPIWQSWMPNIQQMAIH
- a CDS encoding PAS domain S-box protein, which produces MVQIPAHRRVLVVGAHPETQIMLRDALSAPAVGDMSVGSSLNGKNLATSGIQPFLTQTQFALVSVEMGLHVLSKFAEAQVTGNPFVLVLIDGRSEDWEVVRDLVESLWEYDQTLRCIFCLPPDRASWPHRLVVSRPEQWAVLRSPFLEEEVFQLASCLSLPYPVSGETVLNGATYSGENGCHSKSPSDLHVHNGEAATGALESARGELAASRYYVDNILRSMADSLLVINADMTIGAVNPSLLNLLGYQEDELIGESPGLIFGEEFSQGAIIENLLLQGSVSGVESSFLTHEGQKITISVSGSMMQDLQGQFQGLVCVAQDITERKRMEEEKLQLNERLMETSRQLGMAEVATGVLHNVGNVLNSINVSIGVITDLLKNSMVEDVGRISQLLDKHHEDLGTYLSQNPKGKQVPGYLEKLSGQLKEEKRVALLELDRLREYAGHAQQCVATQQDLAKPSGMTEPVCVAEVVAEALAVNQEMLEETKITVIQEFQEVPQLIVDKHQLLQILGDVIRNACQAMESVARRDLVVRVKLVIGPPDSICLEVQDTGSGIPPDDLTKVFGQGYSTKYGGRGLSLHHGALMAKNMCGALRAHSEGLGQGATFFLDLPGNFHFPDL
- a CDS encoding ATP-binding protein; the encoded protein is MNPVCTLNRRILVIDDSPDILQDFRKILCSAISLISNAWLESSQDFFDGPFLHHGEEPFDLHCVNNGESGRDVVAQAKERGSPFAVVFLDVQLPNGWDGIETVERIWDEDSDVQVVLCTAYPDFGWSAVLPRLGHRDQLLILRKPFDPIEVWQLSTALTMKWHCAQQARLRVQELEQTVMTRTGLLEETNRCLEQDLLRRQEVEVELAQVVCDVQERNLELSAMRDQALNEIHERERIERILRHQTEELARSNRDLEQFASLAAHDLQEPLHSIQVFLDLLQVKYGSALTSQGLGYVDRVKNAADRMQQLIQSLLVYSRIDLPHTSGEPLVLREMVDEILSDLGARIEEMQAVVQIGELPTIYGNAFQVRQLLQNLLGNALKFHRPGVPPVIRITGTIIQNRRHTGLGQPGWLCQIEIHDQGIGIPSEQFGKIFGMFKRLHRKDEFEGTGIGLAVCQRIVEKCGGAISVRSKLGEGSTFIVTLPIQ
- a CDS encoding HAMP domain-containing sensor histidine kinase gives rise to the protein MSESNGQVIPKFPLLRVVMVGIQESDLSPSFHRVLASQGPILQVTWLDYASMHPSCFDSHNPFDLILVDCRVNRRGRDIACDIKKIWGNAFILGLIDGESSAVELEDDSAIDWLVNEKMEGIAMPWAIREGLVRRRGLIEREHLRRQVEGASYGNEMADVASTVLHNVGNVLNSINVAVHVVHELMNQSSIILVHRIAELLKNHEENWEIYLTQDPKGKRIPPAIMKLGSHLIAEQQTMLKELEGLVRNIDHVKQIIISHQSMAKSRGIIEALSVVELLNQAVELSFHAGDAKWIRIKRDYQSVPPVVTDRHQLLQILVNLLRNAKQAMQLQVGVDHLLTIRVEGRTDDGLSVVIAIQDTGIGIAPEHLARMFTRGFTTKHDGNGIGLHSSMVTIHRMGGMLKAHSDGIGTGATLTLILPVEAGAGAGQA
- a CDS encoding ATP-binding protein — encoded protein: MTTRTETSGFSEGHMEAVGESIFHRMRNVLNSIHVSAGLIHHRLRESHVADVGRVADMLEAHSHDYGWYLTQDPKGKKIPNFLGQLNEELSQNHLDTLTELTTLNYHLEQLEYYLTVGQTPHRVGGFKDTIQFAAIMDEALASHQCELDRMGVQVCREYQRVGEGILEVSKLLRILVNLIRNAINGMREITSWTHRLTLYVFPCPDREGFVRLQVADTGRGIPLEGLTRVFSPQASGEQTDLLPNLHASALAAKELTGSLRVWSDGLMQGAIFTLDLPVIHMEGER